One Pecten maximus chromosome 7, xPecMax1.1, whole genome shotgun sequence genomic window carries:
- the LOC117331073 gene encoding uncharacterized protein LOC117331073, whose amino-acid sequence MFLFRSGFGSISLTVLYINILIVSSNVFGDRNGKGELKTNNKETTFILRAQKYSNDNYYNDTARLYGRHPRKAVAELPLTKNINRKVDKSLVEEFHSFIKPLGGSVQFDCSTRATRTIFRQYARASRQWVHNNNALNIENDRMLYQMGLLAIQNLKTTDQGIYICRIEYEPMQFKSVALFTLIVKSNEPDVRVQETSVLALQSFSAPLGYLYPSATRAWWVNDRIFSSKIPASQTNDDRFFNANKSFEGIWTCTVSHKTNDRPTRTWKTARYVVKLTPPPSKLEKLLTYCSTHPVTTVMYFLVFAGFLLVVFIGCVYSADKVKMSAQTEMDSMKERLLSCKDNSKDLDYSYDASQPNPNNDRFSKENGEIYYQQENYQEILPA is encoded by the exons TAGAAATGGCAAAG GTGAACTGAAAACAAATAACAAGGAAACAACGTTCATTTTACGGGCACAAAAATACAGCAATGACAATTATTATAATGATACAGCTCGCCTGTACGGTCGCCATCCCCGTAAAGCTGTAGCAGAACTACCATTGACAAAGAACATAAATCGCAAGGTGGATAAGTCACTTGTAGAGGAATTTCATAGTTTCATAAAACCTTTAGGTGGTTCCGTCCAATTTGATTGTTCTACTCGTGCGACAAGGACCATATTTAGACAATACGCGAGAGCATCACGTCAGTGGGTCCACAATAACAATGCTCTCAACATTGAGAATGACCGCATGCTTTACCAGATGGGACTACTGGCTATTCAAAACTTAAAAACAACTGACCAGGGTATTTATATTTGTCGAATAGAATACGAACCCATGCAGTTCAAAAGTGTTGCTCTGTTTACGCTCATAGTGAAGTCGAATGAACCTGATGTACGCGTTCAGGAGACCAGTGTCTTGGCTCTACAGTCCTTCAGTGCTCCATTGGGATATCTATATCCGTCAGCAACCCGAGCTTGGTGGGTCAATGACAGAATATTTAGTTCAAAGATACCAGCAAGCCAGACAAATGATGACAGGTTCTTCAACGCCAATAAAAGTTTTGAAGGTATTTggacatgtactgtatctcaTAAAACAAATGACAGACCAACACGGACGTGGAAAACAGCTCGGTACGTCGTGAAACTGACGCCCCCTCCCTCCAAACTGGAAAAACTTCTGACCTACTGCTCCACGCACCCCGTTACAACAGTGATGTATTTCCTGGTTTTCGCGGGCTTTCTCCTCGTCGTCTTCATAGGCTGTGTCTACAGTGCCGACAAGGTCAAAATGTCGGCACAAACAGAGATGGACTCAATGAAAGAACGGCTGCTTTCGTGTAAAGATAATAGCAAGGATCTAGATTATAGTTACGATGCATCTCAACCTAATCCTAATAATGACcgtttttcaaaagaaaatggAGAAATATATTACCAACAAGAAAATTATCAGGAAATTTTACCGGCGTGA
- the LOC117331388 gene encoding general transcription factor 3C polypeptide 6-like, whose product MAEHTGNLEECGEWEEEETTVVVELSGILESDFISQCDGDCKVLGINTDNPLLQLDRYTFSGEYADTTGTNLIFTQGDAIDEEPSHFHETADKPTKNLEYLCKVDKKLNMSRVFVSRTHGDEEDKDSGENSAIEEGSGKTDTNINPDISNTDATAMSVDTESTLHQLDSGAPTEPQLDTLSAGSGSQMDTSSVVTIGPQTDTSQAVPDYLGPEIVLQCDSDG is encoded by the exons ATGGCAGAACACACGGGAAATTTGGAAGAGTGCGGTGAATGGGAAGAGGAG GAAACCACAGTCGTTGTCGAATTGTCTGGTATTTTAGAGAGTGACTTCATATCGCAGTGCGATGGAGATTGTAAGGTTCTG GGTATAAATACAGACAACCCCCTCCTACAGCTAGATCGATACACATTCTCCGGGGAGTATGCAGACACCACAGGGACAAACCTGATCTTCACGCAGGGAGATGCTATAGACG AAGAACCCAGTCACTTCCACGAGACTGCTGATAAACCTACAAAAAATCTGGAGTACCTGTGTAAAGTGGACAAGAAGCTAAACATGTCGCGGGTGTTTGTTTCCAGGACTCACGGTGATGAGGAGGATAAAG ATTCTGGTGAAAACAGTGCTATCGAGGAAGGCAGTGGAAAAACTGATACAAACATTAACCCAGACATATCAAACACAGATGCAACAGCCATGTCTGTAGATACAGAATCCACATTACATCAACTGGACAGTGGAGCACCTACTGAGCCACAGCTGGACACACTTAGTGCAGGTTCAGGGTCACAAATGGATACGTCTAGTGTGGTGACCATTGGACCACAGACTGATACCTCCCAAGCTGTCCCAGATTATCTTGGACCAGAAATTGTACTACAGTGTGACTCAGATGGATAG
- the LOC117331390 gene encoding kelch-like protein 24, with product MEKSDSMSSLSASDTSISYASDEHSGSLINNFESFRTEGGYSDITIRVDGREFPCHRVILAAGSAYFKCMFSSGMEESFKNTIDLKQIDAHVFEHLLHFIYTGRVQITVSIVEELFRQAYLFQVTPLVDLCLKFFKENMNETNCLAALTLGDSHAHRPLYEFAKEYACHHFQSIRQDEDFTKLSIECVVDLLSDRRLQCTSEDEVFESSIKWLDYELDNDNRKSFRFKILECIKFPLLSQIFLLDVVTKSPHVMQDERGMELYNHAITYHNVHSRRGMLPSYQITPRLSCPMYEAAVLLGGRLSDGLSNEVESFRADTKQFTTLKQLPFKKRNEFAVCAYADNIYVSGGLRSQEFWKYDSVFETWIRGSNMMHARRRHAMTVVDDCIYVLGGFDEYNVLGSIEVWRSLTNCWSETGTLVHPVENMGYVSYNKKIYLFGGKNCEEIVTDVVQCFDTITNTTTLLTRTLPASDMCLNGSILNGQIYVVGLEGCFRYTPDSDTWDVLPDLSCARDFVSLAVLEEKLYAFGGRRRGAKDNLYTDIIECFDPVKNSWDICGNTPIPMYSYGCVRIMLHKKKEPETGISQVVPHQIQN from the coding sequence ATGGAAAAGTCTGATTCAATGAGCAGTCTATCAGCATCTGACACTTCAATTAGTTATGCAAGTGATGAACATTCAGGGAGTCTCATCAATAACTTTGAATCCTTCAGGACAGAGGGAGGGTACAGCGATATTACAATCCGCGTGGATGGACGGGAGTTCCCATGTCATCGGGTCATTCTGGCAGCAGGTTCTGCCTATTTCAAATGTATGTTCTCATCGGGCATGGAGGAATCTTTCAAAAACACAATAGATTTAAAGCAAATAGATGCTCATGTGTTTGAACATCTTCTGCACTTCATCTATACTGGACGGGTACAGATCACTGTGAGTATCGTCGAAGAACTGTTTCGTCAAGCATACCTGTTCCAAGTTACTCCCCTTGTAGACCTGTGTCTTAAGTTTTTCAAGGAGAACATGAATGAGACAAACTGTTTGGCAGCGTTGACCTTGGGGGATAGTCATGCTCACCGACCACTGTACGAGTTTGCTAAGGAGTATGCTTGTCACCATTTCCAGAGCATCAGACAAGATGAAGACTTCACTAAATTGTCCATAGAATGTGTTGTAGACCTACTCAGTGACCGACGACTACAATGTACCTCTGAGGATGAAGTGTTTGAAAGTTCCATAAAATGGCTTGATTATGAACTAGATAATGATAATAGAAAATCGTTCCGTTTTAAGATATTGGAGTGCATCAAGTTTCCATTACTCAGTCAAATTTTTCTCTTAGATGTAGTCACTAAGTCACCACATGTGATGCAGGATGAGAGAGGGATGGAGCTGTATAATCATGCCATAACATACCATAATGTCCATTCTAGACGAGGCATGCTTCCTTCATACCAGATCACCCCCCGGTTATCATGCCCTATGTATGAAGCAGCAGTATTGCTGGGTGGCCGCTTGTCAGATGGTCTGAGCAATGAGGTGGAAAGCTTCCGTGCAGATACCAAACAGTTCACTACACTAAAACAGCTTCCCTTCAAAAAGAGAAATGAATTTGCAGTGTGTGCATATGCCGATAACATTTACGTTTCGGGTGGCTTGCGTAGCCAGGAGTTCTGGAAATATGACAGTGTGTTTGAAACTTGGATTCGTGGTTCTAATATGATGCATGCAAGGAGGCGACATGCCATGACTGTAGTTGACGACTGTATTTATGTGCTAGGTGGATTTGATGAGTACAATGTACTTGGTTCCATTGAAGTGTGGAGGAGTCTGACCAACTGCTGGTCTGAGACCGGAACTCTTGTCCATCCGGTGGAGAACATGGGCTATGTCTCGTACAACAAGAAAATTTACCTGTTTGGAGGTAAAAACTGTGAGGAAATTGTCACAGATGTTGTGCAGTGTTTTGACACCATCACAAACACTACAACTTTATTAACACGAACACTGCCAGCTAGTGACATGTGCCTAAATGGGTCCATATTAAATGGACAGATTTATGTAGTTGGGTTGGAGGGCTGCTTTAGATATACACCAGATTCTGACACCTGGGATGTGTTACCTGATTTGAGTTGTGCACGTGACTTTGTGAGTTTAGCTGTTCTAGAAGAGAAGTTGTATGCATTTGGAGGAAGACGACGTGGAGCGAAAGACAACTTGTACACAGACATCATTGAGTGCTTTGACCCAGTTAAGAACAGCTGGGATATCTGTGGGAATACCCCTATTCCCATGTACTCATATGGCTGTGTGCGAATCATGCTGCACAAGAAAAAGGAGCCAGAAACTGGCATAAGCCAGGTAGTTCCACATCAGATACAAAACTAG